In Parus major isolate Abel chromosome 3, Parus_major1.1, whole genome shotgun sequence, the following are encoded in one genomic region:
- the PNRC1 gene encoding proline-rich nuclear receptor coactivator 1 has translation MVTTTAPPPFLARISAGTEDPRRLPPSALLQRLRRGDSNCENQPSCCLAGPGGSARPALKRVRRRKGKIRPGPAGLLPSRYQQYQQHRAGLGRRTPLGTDLVTDAPQEEPPAPAPSRPAPGKPLRKEFLKNKMGKTEKAAVPYGQPVHSLHLCEQPKINRQKSKCNTPVTKIASAKKIENFWQDSVSPEIVQKQEKKPLKNTENFRNAKSRKPIALNEVSQKENYAGAKFSDPPSPSVLPKPPSHWVGGTAELSDQNRELMAVHLKTLLKVQA, from the exons ATGGTTACCACCACGGCACCGCCGCCCTTCTTGGCTCGGATCTCGGCGGGCACCGAAGACCCGCGGCGGCTGCCGCCCTCCGCCCTGCTCCAGCGCCTCCGGCGCGGGGACAGCAACTGCGAGaaccagcccagctgctgcctggcgGGACCGGGGGGTAGCGCCCGCCCCGCTCTGAAGAGGGTGCGGCGGAGGAAGGGAAAGATCCGGCCTGGCCCCGCGGGGCTCTTGCCCAGCCGCTACCAGCAGTACCAGCAGCACCGCGCCGGGCTAGGGAGAAGGACGCCGCTGGGAACCGACCTGGTGACGGACGCACCCCAAGAGGAGCCCCCAGCGCCTGCCCCCTCGAGACCCGCGCCCGGCAAACCCCTCAGGAAGGAG TTCTTAAAAAACAAGATGGGAAAGACAGAGAAGGCGGCCGTCCCCTACGGCCAGCCCGTTCACAGCTTACACCTGTGTGAACAACCAAAGATTAACAGGCAGAAGAGTAAGTGTAACACGCCAGTGACGAAGATCGCCTCGGCGAAAAAGATAGAGAACTTTTGGCAGGATTCTGTGTCGCCAGAAATAGTtcagaagcaggagaaaaagccacttaaaaacacagagaacTTCAGAAATGCCAAGTCCAGGAAACCTATCGCCCTAAATGAAGTgagccaaaaagaaaattacGCTGGGGCAAAGTTTAGTGACCCACCATCTCCCAGTGTCCTTCCAAAGCCTCCCAGCCACTGGGTGGGTGGCACAGCTGAACTGTCTGACCAAAACAGGGAATTGATGGCAGTCCATTTGAAAACTCTCCTAAAAGTTCAAGCGTAG
- the BORCS6 gene encoding LOW QUALITY PROTEIN: BLOC-1-related complex subunit 6 (The sequence of the model RefSeq protein was modified relative to this genomic sequence to represent the inferred CDS: inserted 2 bases in 1 codon; deleted 2 bases in 2 codons; substituted 1 base at 1 genomic stop codon): protein MVGRGYPELCRGEGSGPGGHEREVVERAEPPLGEHGGGVRRAASSSRCCYPGATRPLPPPRQPPCPDGASTAPPRRPPPIAVERRSLCRRSSQSEATQTLGATPPKDRPLRTGTPPVSESRARSARREGGAXHRPIGIRTNKXGHTPTGPAANRERRKQASTRPPVGGGGGGRAASLAMEEPGPAAAPPEGRGRDERSLEALSLAGGGGAAAVGRQLPEGRRATLASALELEGTVLREGRLTQFVANNLERRIRLSGAPRGEPPAGGGGSSIPAIDPGALQDVVALAGQVAAQVDELLRNVHCGLQALTALSVGCIQTYRDGVESLGEAADLSIRAMYALVARCEELDRAMQPVPALAKRIRDMKGTLERLEGLCK from the exons ATGGTGGGACGTGGGTACCCAGAGTTGTGCCGGGGAGAGGGGTCGGGCCCAGGCGGGCACGAACGG GAAGTGGTGGAGCGAGCGGAGCCGCCGCTAGGAGAACATGGCGGGGGAGTGAGGAGAGCCGCCAGCAGCTCC CGGTGTTGTTACCCGGGCGCGACCCGCCCACTTCCGCCCCCGCGCCAACCGCCGTGCCCTGACGGCGCCAGCACCGCCCCTCCTCGCCGACCCCCGCCAATCGCGGTGGAGCGGCGGTCTCTTTGCCGTCGCTCCAGCCAATCGGAAGCGACACAAACACTCGGGGCCACGCCTCCCAAGGACCGCCCACTCCGGACGGGCACGCCCCCGGTCTCCGAGTCACGGGCTCGCAGTGCGCGGCGAGAGGGCGGCGC CCACCGGCCAATCGGGATCCGCACGAACAAGTGAGGCCACACCCCCACAGGCCCCGCAGCCAATCGCGAGAGACGTAAACAGGCGTCGACGCGCCCCCCGGTgggcggtggcggcggcgggcgggca GCGTCGCTCGCCATGGAGGAGCCGGGCCCGGCCGCCGCGCCGCCGGAGGGGCGGGGGCGGGACGAGCGGAGCCTGGAGGCCCTCAGTCTGGCTGGTGGCGGAGGGGCAGCGGCGGTGGGGCGGCAGCTGCCGGAGGGGCGGCGGGCGACGCTGGCGAGCGCTCTGGAACTGGAGGGGACGGTGCTGCGCGAGGGGCGCCTCACCCAGTTCGTAGCCAACAACCTGGAGCGGCGGATCCGGCTGAGCGGCGCCCCGCGGGGTGAACCAccggcggggggcggcgggtCCTCCATCCCCGCCATCGACCCCGGGGCGCTGCAGGACGTGGTGGCTCTGGCGGGGCAGGTGGCGGCGCAGGTGGACGAGCTGCTGCGGAACGTGCACTGCGGGCTGCAGGCCCTGACGGCGCTCAGCGTCGGCTGCATCCAGACCTACCGCGACGGCGTGGAGAGCCTGGGCGAGGCGGCCGACCTCAGCATCCGCGCCATGTACGCACTGGTGGCGCGCTGCGAGGAGCTGGACCGCGCCATGCAGCCCGTGCCCGCCCTGGCCAAGCGCATCCGTGACATGAAGGGCACGCTGGAGCGGCTGGAGGGGCTCTGCAAGTAG